The genomic DNA TATGTTAATTTCCCATTAGTTACCTTACCCTTGATGACGCTTTCAATTCAACTGTTAACCGATGAAGATCCAAAAAGAAAAACCTCAGAGACCTGAGGTTACACTTCTTCACAATATTTATCGAATGCTTCTTGTAACTTTTGTACAACTGCCATTGGTTCATGCCCTTCAATTTCATGGCGTTCAACCATGGTTAAAATTTTCCCATCCTTTAATAAAGCAAAAGAAGGAGAAGATGGTGGATAATCAGTAAAATAAGAGCGTGCTGTTGCTGTCGCTTCTTTATCTTGACCAGCAAAAACAGTTACTAATTGATCAGGCTTTTTATCGTAGTGAACAGAATACATAGCAGCTGGACGAGCAATTCCACCTGCACAGCCACAAACTGAGTTGACCATTACAAGTGTAGTACCTGACTTGGAAAGGGCAGCATCCACATCATCTGACG from Robertmurraya sp. FSL R5-0851 includes the following:
- a CDS encoding BrxA/BrxB family bacilliredoxin, which translates into the protein MNMDFNLFMNDVVRQARQEIVAAGYTELKTSDDVDAALSKSGTTLVMVNSVCGCAGGIARPAAMYSVHYDKKPDQLVTVFAGQDKEATATARSYFTDYPPSSPSFALLKDGKILTMVERHEIEGHEPMAVVQKLQEAFDKYCEEV